GAAACCGGGGCTCTTCACCATGAGGCGAAGGCCGTAGCGGACATCTTTAATGAGATCGGTCATGGACCTCTTCCCGCGCTATACGGACTCCAGCTCGGTGAAGTTCAATCGAAAAGCGCACTCGTGCGCCACTAGCGTCATGGTTGGCTACGTTGCTGCGCTCACCCTCAAAGACTTGTTATCCGTTAAGATCTTCAGGGCGTTAGCGCACTTAGCGTGAGGTCGGGTCGCGTTCAGTCGTCAAGGAGGCTCAAATGGACCGTCGAAAATTCATCAAGACCGCCGGGGCGAGTGCGGGAGCTATTGCCATCGGTCGCGGAGTCGACGCGAACGCCGCCAACAGAGCTCCCGAGTCGGCCGGGTCTCAGTCGACCATGGGTTCACGAAGCGACGTTACCGCGGACGTGGCGGTCGTGGGCGCCGGCGTCATGGGAAACTGGACGGCACTCAACCTTCGGGAGATGGGCCTATCGGTGGTCCTGATCGACCAGTACAGCCCCGGGAACTCGAAGTCGAGCTCGATGGGCGAAGTGCGCGGGATGCGGCTCACTTACGGCGAGGAAGAGCACGAGATGCTCTGGGCACGAAACGCCTGCGAGCTGTGGAAGATGCGCCAAGCAGAGTTCGGTACCGACATGTTCTACCAATGCGGCGCGCTGGCGTTCAGGAGCCAGTGGACCGCTCGGAATTCTGCCGAACGGGCGCTCTTCGACAAGCACCGGGTTCCTTACGAGGTGATTTCCTACGATGATCTGATGCGGCGTTGGCCGCAGGCCCCACCCCCGAGCGAGGAGTTCTTCGGCTTCTATCACCCTTGGGGCGGGGTGCTGTCACCTCGTGATGCCAACCTGGCCGTCGCGACGTCGTTCAGGAAGAAGGGTGGCTCGCTGCTGATAGATAAGGCGTCGCCAGGAGCGCGCGCGGGTGGCAAGCTCCAGAGCGTTACGCTCACATCGGGCGCAACCGTCAGTGCCGACACCTTCGTGTTCGCCCTGGGGGCGTGGATGCCCAAGGTGTTCCCCGAGGTCATGAAGAACAAGCTTTCGGTGCGCAAAGCGGCATACTACATGTACGGCACGCCGCCGGGCGACAACCGCTTCTCGGTGCCGAACCTTCCCAACACCGGTCTCGGGCTCCCGAGCATCAACGGCGCGGGGTTCGGGCTACTGATCAGCCCGGGCGAAGAGGTGGACCCGGACCTTTTCGAGCGCGTGCCGAACGCGGACGAGAAAGCCGCCGCCAGAGAAACGCTGGCCCAACGGTTTCCCGCGCTCAAGGATCAGCCGATGCTCGCCGCTTGGTCATGCCAAACCGAGAACTCGGTCGACGGGCAGTGCTTCTTCGATCTGCATCCGGAGATGGACAACCTGTGGCTCGTCGGCGGTGGATCGTGGCACGCCTTCAAGATCGGCCCGGTGATCGGAGATTACGTCGCGCACCGGGTTGTGGGCGAGAAGAAGGGCTTGCCCGAGGCGGGACTGAGTGGAGAAGCGCTGGCGGCGATCTTCAAGCTGAAGCCAGAGACGTTCGGGTAGACGCCGCGTGCCCTTCCTCGCCCTGGCCCTCCAGGTATGTCAGCATCCTCTCGCTATCCGGAGGCTGTTTGGTCCCCTTCCTTGAAGCTCGTCGCCGAGCAAGGCTCGGCAGAGAAGGTGATTGAGCGAGCGCTCATGCCGCCGCCAGCACGACCACGGCGATGGAGACAGAACCTCAGATCCATTTCCTCACGGATTCAGGATAGAAAAATCGCTCGTCCCGGCCAGTGCTAGGGAAGTGGCGCCGCAGTCAGGTGGAACGGGAGGTTGAAGAACCCGTACGAGACCGGTTTCACCTTGCGACCCGCCTGAGGGACGTACTGTAGAAGCTCGACGACGGCGTCGTCACCCGTGAGCGAGACCGATCGCGAGCCGTCGGGGTTCCGCACGATGACCGCTTGCGTCTGGTAGACGAACTCCCACGCCGCGTCCTGGGTCGTGCCGCCGCTAGCGAGATCGACGGTGAGAATGAGAATCGAGACCGCTGTCGTGGTCGCCTTCTTGTGGAAGAGCTTCCACACGATGAACCTCGCGGGAACGCTTTCCGTGGACGAATCGGAGTCGCTGGGAGCGAGGTCGAGGTCCGGGGGCATCGGGCCGTCGGTATCGAAGGCGAGTGTGAGCGTTCGTCGTACGCCCCACGTCTGGCCGTTGCACGTCGCGGTGTTGCTCACGGTGCGCAGCTGGTAGAAGCCGTCGCTCGTGGCGACCGCCACCGAAACGCAGTCCTGGCCGTGGATGTATATGCCGCGATCGTCACTCAGGACTCGGTCGCCCGCTTCGTCGTGCAGCCGGCCCGTTCCGAAACCGTGCTGCGCCAGTGCGGCCCCGGCCCCACAACAAAATGATAAGGAAACAAACAACAAGCGCTTCATAGTTAGCCCTCCACCGTGGAGCATGAACGAGATTGCGATTGTCAGTCTTGA
The window above is part of the Vicinamibacteria bacterium genome. Proteins encoded here:
- a CDS encoding FAD-dependent oxidoreductase, whose protein sequence is MDRRKFIKTAGASAGAIAIGRGVDANAANRAPESAGSQSTMGSRSDVTADVAVVGAGVMGNWTALNLREMGLSVVLIDQYSPGNSKSSSMGEVRGMRLTYGEEEHEMLWARNACELWKMRQAEFGTDMFYQCGALAFRSQWTARNSAERALFDKHRVPYEVISYDDLMRRWPQAPPPSEEFFGFYHPWGGVLSPRDANLAVATSFRKKGGSLLIDKASPGARAGGKLQSVTLTSGATVSADTFVFALGAWMPKVFPEVMKNKLSVRKAAYYMYGTPPGDNRFSVPNLPNTGLGLPSINGAGFGLLISPGEEVDPDLFERVPNADEKAAARETLAQRFPALKDQPMLAAWSCQTENSVDGQCFFDLHPEMDNLWLVGGGSWHAFKIGPVIGDYVAHRVVGEKKGLPEAGLSGEALAAIFKLKPETFG